The nucleotide window tattgaaaATTAGTCCCTCCTCTTGCATACACTTAATTATATCAccctcattttttttaatacaagcaataGTACGTCTAAACTAAAAGAGAGTGAGGTTTCTCACATACACTACCAATGAGTCATAGGGGTTCGAATATGAGATCATTGGTCTACAAGTCAAAGTCCTTTTTCACTGCGTTAGCAATATCTCCCtctttgatttcaatttttttatttaattcctTTGAAGTTTTAGTATTCTAGTTTTGTCATTCAGATTCTTGAGAGAAACGCTCTGCTATGATATCTATTTTGTCCATGTAAACTCATTTCTTACATAATAGAATGATTGCACATAAATTGTTGTGGAAATCTCTTTcatcgttttttttttttcctttataattttttctttttaaggaatttttttaaaaagcactTTGACTTAATTTTATCATTCCTTCCTAGCTCCTTATAGTATTTGTGTTACAAGTAGTGAATCGTTGTATGTGTGGTTCTCCTATGCTTGCTTGATATGCATATTGTGGTCTGTCAGTTGCAAACATTAAATGGTTCAGTAAATATACAAGTACTTAtggcaatatatatatatatataatttttctctAATGCGGATGTCCGCATACTGTTAAAATCCGGGCGTCCCCTTTGCAACTTTTTTTTGCAGTTGGATTGGATTCCTGTCATTCCAAGTGGTCTGCAATTGCAAGTGCTTATATAAACATGTTGCAAGAACCTTGAGAGCAACCAATGGCAGtactttcttcttctgcaaCTCCACGTTCCCACATGTGCTTTATatgctttcttcttctgcaTCTGCACATATTCCCAAACCCCAAACCCATGTTTCTTatgtatattaatatattgcactactacaaaaattgaaaatgacgaccagaaaacaatgACGGTAGAACAAAATACCGTCGTTGTGTTTAGAAATATGACAGTAACAGAAAACCGTCGTGGATAAGTAACTTAAACACCTAAAAAATCGAGATCCGCTTGGGTATTTCTAAAACACGACGCACCAAACTTTAAAAGTGTCCTCTTATTTAACAGGTTTTCTTCAGACTTAAACTCTAACCCAAAAACAACGATAGCATGTATGAAGccaccgacgtagaaagtaaagacgacgatttacCACAATAGCCGCTGTGTTAACTCCTAGATAAACACGACCAACTGTTCTTAATCAGCGTTGTATAATTTTAATGGAAGCAGCATCGGTATATTACAAATCAGCACTATATTAAAGCCATGTACCACGACggtaaagataaatttatcgACATATTACACCCCAATGTACTACGACGATATGTATAACACTATTATCGTATAGAGTAGTAGAGAACCACGACACTAGAAGAGTAGATAACAACGTCTAAATTCAAAAATATCCACGTCGTATTTTTACTATATCAAGACGTATTAAGTTAGTACACGACGATGGTCTGTATAAGTTAGTACTAACCACGTCAGTTTGTTTAATGAGCGTCGTATATTATTTTACCAAGTCGTTAAGTGAAAAGTACCGTCATATTCATTCAATTTATACAACTGCCCTTATCTGTAAACCGTCGTCTTCATTTTTATTGcttttgaagattttttttcttggattttggtAGCCTACGATGGTAGATCAACAAAATTACAAGAATGGAGAAAAACCACGAcgatttatatagaaaaccgtcgtcacaaagaaattaaaatgagaTCCCAAGAGGTATGAAATCTTACCAGTGGGAGCTTTGTTCCTCATCATAATTGAACCACCAATGTGAGAAAGGAAATATTTTAGATGTTGATGACGTATGTGTCTTTGTGTCTTTGAGATACACAAAGGCACATACGCATCAAAATCCTGACTATTTGCCTCTAAACCAAACCCCCTAAACTGACGACGGCAAgctttgagaaagacaattTGAGAAaggcaatttttttaaagttaacGATGTGTGTGTTTTGGTGTCTGTGAGGACGGCAGGCAAGGGTCTGAACTGAAAATTTGGCCACCAAGGGGCAGAAGAATGCTACTTAATTTCAAGTTGGAACCCTAAGTGAAAATTGAAAGTGAAAGAAAGCGTGAAAAGCCCcaatttatacaaataatatcTTTACTAACCACGGCAGTCCTTTTATAAATTGCGTTgtctaatattaaaaaatccaCGGcgcttattttttattaagcaCAGTATTAACCTAATATACCACGGCAGTAAAAGGAAACTTTTGTCGTGTACAATCATAATCAACCATGTCGGTTTCTACTATCCTAGCATCATTTTAAAGACATACTAGGGTAGTTATTTAGAATATAGCGTCAGGTTGTTTCTACTAACCATGTCAATTTCTTTAGTTATAGCGTCGTTAAAATTATATTCCCATGTCATTAAGTGAgatataccgtcgtcttttttttatacgaCTGTCCTTTCTgaataccgtcgtcttaaatttgtattttttttagatttaATTTCTGGATTTTAGTAGCCTATGATGGTAGATCAACAAAATGACAAGTACAGAGTAAAACCACGACGATATGTGTTATAATTTTAGgcattttattaaattaaatcttGAGAGAAATGTAAATCCAAGAGATATGAAATCTTACCAGTGGGAGCTATGTTCCTCATCACAATCGAACCACCAACATgagaaagacaatattttggAAGTAGATGATGTGTGTGCCATCAATATTTTGGACCTTCAAAgaggtgagagagagacacaCGCACACATCAACTTCCAAACTATTGCCTCCCACTCAAATCCGTAACTTCAAAGATTTAGAGAGAGCCAAGGCCATATGTGGCTTGAGTTAGAGTTGGAACCCTAATAGAAAAGTAAAAGTGAAGAAAAGCCCCAATTTATCTTTACATCCAGGGGTTTATACGTAAATAGAGCGGTGTTATTCATATTAACCATGACAGTGTATTCGTAAATAGAGTCACATCAACCAAAATACTCCTTTGTCGTGTAAAATTGTAAATAACCACGACGATTCATTTTAAACAGACGATGTCTTAACTAAAAATACCACATTAGTAAAAGTAAACTTTTGTCATGTAAAATtctaaataaccacgtcggtttcGTAATACTCAAAGTCATTTGACTTTATTGTCAACCACGTCGGTTTATAATAAACAAGCGACGTATTAACTCATAATATCACGTCAGCAAAAGTAAACTTTTGTCGTGTAAAACtgtaaataaccacgtcggtttcGAAATTCTAAAAGTCGTTTGGCTTTATTATTAACCACGTCGGTTTCTACTGTTTTGCGTCGTTTTAACAACATACTAGGGCAGTTTTAACAAAACCGTCGTGTTATTGAACTTTACGGTTGTATATAGACTTTTTCGTCATCTAACCTAAATTTTTACGTTCTCTCTAACAGATAAAACATTTCAGTTTCCTCTCAGTTCCCAAAAGCAGCGGCAAGTTTGAATCTCGTCATCTTCCTCGTCTTAGTCTCCAAATCTCTTAAGTTTACGTCGAAAGCGAACTTTCTTTGCACGCCAAAGGttttgtctctctctttttttttcttttttttgttgtcaaaatcatttcaagtttttttggCAAAGGTTTATCTAATTTTGATACCATGAAAGAAAGAGTCTAGAAACAAGACTCCGGTTTTAAAATGACGAAATCTTTCATTGGTTTGAATAATTTCACtaatctctcactctcacgtCGTGTTAAGATGACAGTTTTGTCTTGTTTATGTCATTTTAATTAACTCCGTGCTATTGCAAATAGCACGACTGTAGTTAATCATCGTTGTGGTGTGATAATTAATACAATGTAAACAAGATAAAACTGTCATCTTATTATGAGACTACAGAAACGATcgtgggagagagagatctgagaagtttttttttctgtattCACTCTTAATAAGATGactgttttttcttgtttacgTCGTTTAATTAATCATACCACAACGGTGGTTTACAATCGTCGTGCTAAAAGAAATAgcacgacggttgtgtttttCTACCAAAGTCTTCTGTCTAATATTACGTCGCTCTTTTTAATTAACCATCGTTTTTTCACTTGCAGGTTTTATTCCTCTCTAAACATGGTTTCGAAATCTCAAAGTAAGGAGGCTCAAGTATCAAAAGGTCAAAGCAAGGACCTTGCAATTTCAAAGGCTCAAATGAATGAAGCCAAAGCACTTCAAAGCAATTcctcgaagaagatgagacTTACTTCAACCTCTGAGAAAAACCCTAGCTCAACAACATTTGATGAGGAGTCAAAATCTTCTCGTGGTATCAACACAATGAGCCGTGTTGTGAAAAGGAAAATCCAGAAGATTAAACCTGTAGTTGAGTATAATAAAAGGGGCAAACCACATGGCAAGGCTGCTGTTGAGATGCATTCTTACATTGGTGTTTTGGCACGCACCAAAGTCCCTCTTGTGGACAATAAATGGACTCAATtgcccaaggatataaaggagcagatttgggaagctgTTGAAATGGCTTATGTTGTTGGGCAAGGGGGCAAGAAGATGGTGCTATTGTCTGCcgccaaaaaatggaaggatttcaagtctacctTAACTAAGAAGTTTATCCTTCCATTCACAAATGACAAGGACAAGTTAAAAGAACCCCCTAAGCTATATAACTTCATAAAGAAATcgcaatgggatgcctttgtactTCAAGGTTATCCCCAGAATTTGAGGCTGTGCATTCTGAGCAGTCACAGAGAAGGGAAAAATGCGAGTACAACCATAGGTTGTCTCGAAAAGGGTATGTTGGTTTGGAGGACCAATTAGAAGAAACCATGCCTGGTGAAGAAATCAATTGTTCTTTGTTATGAAGCAAGGCAAGAGAAGTTAAAGAGGGAAACATCCTCGATCCAAAGGTTGCAGAGAAAGTAAAATTCATCTTAAGTCTCACTCACTCTGttctaaatttgaaaaacaaagattttcaatttcatttagaCATCGTATTTTTTTCTAAACGTCGTTAGAAAAGACACACAATGATGGTTTATATTTACCGTCGTTTCAAACAATATAGGATGTCAGTTTTTTTCAAGAAATCGACGTCTggattgaattaccacgacggtttatatttCTGAGTTAGtcgttttattttaaagttttaCAACAATCTTCATttactcacacacacacacacacacacacactctctctctctctctctctctctctctctacaattGGTTTTTACTCTATTTCTGGTAAAACATActtctttttgttaattttttttatctctaCATTTGAATtatacgacggttttttcgtCTACCAAACGACGGAAATTGTTTACTGccttttgaaaagacgtactACGTCGGTTTTTTCAAGAATCTGTCTCATTCATTGAAATACCACAACGGTGTAGGTTTTTGATTTAgggtggtttttattttttattttgaacaaCTTTCATTTACTCACACACAACTTTTGAATTATAGGACGAATTTTTTTCCAACCGACATTAGAATTTTTACACAACGACGATATTTGTTTACCGCTGTTTGAAATGCAATACTGCGTCAATTCTCCTTTagtaaataccacgacggtttagattttttatttagggacattttattttatcttcatttacttcacacgcacacacacacacacacacacacacactctctctctctctctctctctctctctctctctctctctctctctatgcaATTGTTTTTAACTTTACTTCAGGTAAAGGCTTCTGATTTTCTGTgaactttttttattgtgCATTTGAATTATACGACTGTTTTTTCTCATGCTGAAGTTATAATTTCTATACAACGACAGTATTAATCACCGCCGTTTGATTTTATATACGACGTCAATTTTATCAAGAAATCGTTGTCTTCACTGAAAttccacgacggtttatatttttgagttagttgttttattttatatgttttacAATCTATTCACTCACtaacattctctctctctctctctctctctctctctctctctctctctctctctctctctctctctctttctcttttttaggatgatttaaaaaaacaagtctccAAGGGCACTCTGACTATCTCTTGGAGCAATGATGTTTTGACTTTGGCTTTGGGAACCCCCAAGCATGGTGGGAAAGCCCCAAGtcaattcttcaatttgcCGAGACAACATAGAGTAAAATTTGCCGacaaattgaaggaaagtGTTATGGAGACAGACAGAGAAGAGACCTtgaggatggaggctaggacaaaggAAAGTGTTTTGGAGGCAGTCAGAGCAGAGAGTGAATATATGTTGAAACAATTTAGTCAACTAATAACTAATTTTGATCCCAACATGCTCAAAACTCCAATTACCCCAATTCCTTTATTGCCTCAAAagcaaagccccaaaaatccaatgtctgacaaagcgaCCTACTCGGGTGCCACTAATGTGAGACCCCTTAttttggaggaagaaaatcCTAAGCATGATGCTGATGCTGCTGaacaacaacaagatgaaACGGTAAATTCTCTGATACTTGcatttttctgctttttaaattttaattagaCGTCGCTATTTTTCATCTCTGACATTAGAAATTTCAAACAAGGACGGTATATATTTACCGCTGTTTGAAATCTCATAATACGTCTGTTTTGTTAAAGAACCGACATTGTGAGTGAAATACCACGACGCTTTTACTTGTTTTAAAACTATCTTCCCTGCATTTTGCATTTTATTTAGACTTTTTTTCTATGTGACGTTAGAACTTTACATAACGACGGTTTCTGTTTACCATCGTCTTCGTTCTTTACTATGTCGGTTTTTCAAGGAACCATCGTTTGGAGTTAAATACCACGGCAGTTTGTATGGTTTAATTACTGCGATTTTTTTTACCTGTTTTACGAGCCATCTTCACTGCATTTTGCATTTTATTTAGACGATCATTTTATAGTTTTGTGACATTAGAACTTGTACACAACAACGGTTTTTATTTACCGTCATCTCCATTCTTTACTACATCGGTTTTTTCAAAGGAACACGACGGTTTGGATGGTTAAGTTAGTGTCCTTTGTTTTACTTTTGTACAAGCTAtcttatatttctttctttatttattgaaaCAGGATTTCTCAAAGCTAGACTTGCCACCTCCTCTCTTAGCCCTATGCCAATATGACGAGACAAAGTTGGAGGCTTTGAACGAAACCTTGAGAATTAAAATTCCAGCCAAAGTGTTTAGGTGTGAGCGTGATACCTTCATCTTGcatgaatatattttttcagcTTGCATCCATGGTTGAGATCGGAGCCACAGTGATTGTAgtcaaggtctaaaatatcgatggtatcggaaatatcggtagtccaaaaacacgaaaatttcgatggaaatatcgggatattatcgatatggataaaaattgaataaaaaccttggaaattgtaagaaaaacttggaaatttttattgaaactttggaggatgtttatttagtcaattatctattagtttatcacaaaaaaaattggaatgaaatgcattgcatgatgggtttaactgattgaagttgattatatagcgagcTGACAAACAATGTGAGTGTAGAAAATGTGTAGTAATTAAGGAAAGAATATTAAATACACCATAATGTGtagtaattatatataatgatttaccacaatattttacactttatacattgcatggtaagatacatgagtgacttagtaccacatagagttcttATGAGGtttaaatttttcactatccTCATCATCtttatgtgtagagtaagtgtattatgaagagtagtcatcaaatgataaatccccaaaatagttttgcatgtaattgttaacatgccACCCATATGGATCTGAGTTGGTTGACGTTGTCCATAAGGaaaatcatttgaagattGAGTCTCGGATTCTTTCCATGAGCTGCTCGATTCTATCTCAAAAGGAAAGGTCAAAGACTCACATTCTCATGTGAAAATCTAATTCTTGCaaggaaagaaaacaatataaatgtacatattttagcatattatcacaaaaacataagtaaCATGATGGTTAAGGTGTTGGAGAAGTGAAATGCTAGGGGTTTGAATCCCCTTTGTGTGTGCGCTTTGTGTTGTTTTTCATTACATCGATATTATAgtgatattttgacaaaatattgctgaagtgtgaGCAAAATTATCGACATTgatattttctgatattattgtcgatattatcgatatttatacgatatgtgtatggatacgttccgaaatatccgtgactcgaaaaaacgataatatcctcgatatttcgtTGATATTTTAGACTATGATTGCAATATACATGAGGTAAACCTAAAAatccaattttcattttatatttctctttctttaaaattaaaaaactcatTTGATGACAGGACCTGACCCAAATTTCACTCTGAAATTTGAGCCGAACTCTATGCGTGTTCGACACCTGGCAAGTGCCAGGCACACTTGACCAAATTGACCTTCTAACTAAGACTCGACAATCTTTTTCAAGTTTGACTTATGCCAAAAATTCggtagagtctcccctgtataAAGCTTGTTTCCCAAAACATTTCACCTGTACAACATGCAATTCAAATATCCACAACCGTTCAGCATGCACAATGTTAGAACACACACAACCAACAACAAATCTTTATGGCCTCAGGCCTTACAGAAAACCCTAAGGAAATTGCAGAGCAATACTAATCTGATCCACCTAtaaattctctccacctaggcgtaCCCCCATTTCTGATTCGCCAATTCCTTTAATACCGTCAATTCCATATATGCCATCAATTCCacatatccgtcaattccaataataatccgtcaattccaatgtTAGTCCGTAAATTCCAATGTTAGTCCGTCAATTTCATCCTTGCAGGTCTCGGAACCATAAAGTTAACcgagccgcattcctcgcaggtctcagatataacacttcaatctgagccgcaatcctcgcaggtctcaaAGATAAATAGATTGGTTCTCAActaaacttaaaatatatatatatacatatactaaACACTTGGCTAATTTGTTAACTATCTCGATCTCTGCTTAGAATACCATtccaatattatatttatactcCTACCACACAATTAACCATATGAACATATATAAACAGGTGATAAATAAacagataattaaatactcatcttgaaatcacataaaatcatGAAGTTAAAACCATAACTAAACCAAATGAACACTCGCACACACATGAGCTTTCTAAAAGCTCAACCATATCCTATGGAGCTCATCCTCATTATTTAATCCAAAGTCCTGGCCTTGGGCTCCTAGAAGTGCGTGCATTGTATTTGAAGTCATTCTCAAGCCTATGTAAGCATTTCCAATGATTAGAACGGTCTAGGAGTGCctcgggactcaaaaagcgataagtcccaaaaagtcaaccagggaccccgtggggtccacgacctcAAAATTTCGATCCAAGAGTTCCTAGAGGTCTTACCATGCTAAGGACACATGTCTCGagagtttggtctcgatcggacggtcagaCTACTCACGATTgcacgatcggacggttactgtaaacctagccctagggttggctttttcggagtatccaagactccaatttccgatccgttgaatcctacacgattcgGGAATTTTCTAGCTTGACATATACAAGAATAACTAcgatccaatggttcaaatgTATCAAACtcggaaatcgcacaatatgtgAGATCCGATCGGGGCTCAAACGttgtccaaattgagatccatGAAtcc belongs to Prunus persica cultivar Lovell chromosome G4, Prunus_persica_NCBIv2, whole genome shotgun sequence and includes:
- the LOC18780761 gene encoding uncharacterized protein LOC18780761 codes for the protein MVSKSQSKEAQVSKGQSKDLAISKAQMNEAKALQSNSSKKMRLTSTSEKNPSSTTFDEESKSSRGINTMSRVVKRKIQKIKPVVEYNKRGKPHGKAAVEMHSYIGVLARTKVPLVDNKWTQLPKDIKEQIWEAVEMAYVVGQGGKKMVLLSAAKKWKDFKSTLTKKFILPFTNDKDKLKEPPKLYNFIKKSQWDAFVLQGYPQNLRLCILSSHREGKNASTTIGCLEKGMLVWRTN